A genome region from Carassius carassius chromosome 23, fCarCar2.1, whole genome shotgun sequence includes the following:
- the caps2 gene encoding calcyphosin-2 isoform X2, which translates to MKANVKSSPLEKSVQQTTITGADRGPRPEGVPALKLETLQDTEEEHFPKIPKDAAGKNVSGDLTGLSMSWGSPASTQSKQCFVTEMKDSAVDNGESLQLSYRVQTQRSPLSSHKPNLDSSHFTCKITAQHNYSQTNTVRPNNKMRDAEELTEDRKLQAVIEQVMVDQLSRAVISDPEQNAVSVSPTSVPLRYRRTLHHTKCGREASRKLIGFFFTCDQTLTVYEYRNFGKNRWNALPFITRGVYLNRGRPYCLQDISQGAELRFCTDGPHLPQSLRQQPCLTLRVTDLDDTAKRALLTQSGETLHHLSEEEISDRNTLKEIQGAVRDRLKGHAVRTQINLGRELQTLHLKSDSIQQKELLRRSLMEQLCLTQQDFEAVWRIVSRRAEGRVHPDDVMRAVTGEMSENRKAIFLKVYVKLDPNKTGSIFLSDAEKFYRGKQESDAALEASLNPDFLAFVREAGKVTKTVSYAEFEDYYEGLSIEIPDDEEYINNLRATWSI; encoded by the exons ATGAAAGCAAACGTCAAATCTTCACCTTTAGAAAAAAGTGTGCAGCAG ACAACGATAACTGGAGCAGACCGCGGGCCGAGGCCAGAAGG AGTTCCAGCGTTAAAGTTAGAGACCCTGCAAGACACGGAGGAGGAG CATTTCCCCAAAATTCCGAAGGATGCTGCTGGAAAGAATGTCTCAGGAGATCTGACAGGGCTCTCCATGAGCTGGGGCTCTCCAGCCTCCACACAATCAAAGCAG TGTTTTGTGACCGAGATGAAGGACTCTGCTGTGGATAATGGAGAATCACTACAGCTGAGCTACAGAGTCCAGACACAGAGAAGTCCTCTGTCTAGTCACAAACCTAACCTAGATTCATCCCACTTCACCTGTAAAATAACAGCACAACACAACTACAGCCAGACCAACACTGTACGACCAAACAACAAGATGAGGGATGCG GAGGAGCTTACGGAAGACAGGAAACTGCAAGCAGTTATTGAGCAGGTTATGGTGGATCAGCTGTCGAG GGCTGTCATTAGCGATCCGGAACAGAATGCTGTGTCTGTCAGTCCCACGAGTGTCCCACTACGCTACAGGAGAACTCTTCACCACACTAA GTGTGGACGTGAAGCAAGTCGAAAACTGATTGGCTTCTTTTTCACATGTGACCAAACACTGACTGTGTACGAGTACCGAAATTTTGGTAAAAACAG ATGGAACGCACTGCCCTTTATCACGCGTGGTGTGTATTTGAACAGAGGGAGGCCTTACTGCCTGCAGGACATCTCACAG GGTGCCGAGCTTCGTTTCTGTACAGACGGCCCACACCTCCCCCAAAGTCTGAGACAGCAGCCGTGCCTGACTCTCAGAGTTACTGATTTGGATGACACAGCCAAGAGAGCCTTGCT AACTCAGTCTGGGGAAACTCTACATCATCTGTCTGAAGAGGAAATCAGCGATCGAAATACTCTTAAGGAAATTCAAG GTGCAGTGCGTGATAGGCTGAAGGGTCATGCGGTCCGAACCCAGATCAATCTAGGAAGAGAGCTGCAGACCTTACATCTAAAGTCTGATAGTATTCAGCAAAAAGAGCTGCTCAGACGATCTCTGATGGAGCAGCTATGCCTCACTCAGCAG GACTTCGAGGCGGTGTGGAGGATTGTGAGTCGGCGTGCGGAGGGGCGGGTACACCCCGATGATGTGATGCGTGCCGTTACCGGGGAGATGAGTGAGAACAGAAAAGCCATCTTCCTGAAG gtTTATGTAAAACTTGACCCAAATAAAACCGGTTCCATCTTCCTCAGCGATGCTGAAAAATTCTATAGAGGCAAACAAGAGTCTGACGCAGCACTCG AAGCCAGTCTGAACCCTGACTTCCTGGCCTTCGTACGTGAAGCAGGAAAGGTCACCAAGACCGTGTCCTACGCTGAGTTTGAGGACTATTATGAGGGTCTGAGTATTGAAATCCCTGATGATGAAGAATACATCAACAATCTGAGAGCTACGTGGAGTATCTGA
- the si:dkey-30c15.17 gene encoding cAMP-regulated D2 protein, whose amino-acid sequence MVLFGTTLIVVTLHSIMPIVSGRLKSETQTETQVMIFHIPNTEHKEESLDDVFLDGPALNPFRSLDFYAGVDEFSRKTVAESTDMHSVADSISTRTERDSKNIVHKEPEIDEKLNKVGCDGKCIINSLDNTSSDGLKDTSSGDPVVITHLGQVRGRTLDKAHVFYGIPYADPPVGDKRWAPPSYVSPWTYTYDATFPRPACMQVCAGEFSRMCPPKVSEDCLYLNVFVPVSVNLSLPMVKALPVMVWIHGGDFIAGSASKPLYDGRFISNYSNTVVVNMEYRLGAFGFLVTGRDPESSAVGNYGILDQQAALRWVQENIAAFGGDPNKVTLFSESAGAQSVCLHLMMQSSEYLFRHAAIQSLPFSLPLKTRWDAMKLGWDFAKLTNCSAFDLPCLRSLSSHDVLNAQVKSGSKIINPFRFLEVFETWGPFVDGELIQEQPITAFQTGHWQSYKPVILGTTSEEGVTFVYSVFNRSVSTLECVLYTVAIFKQHALKILHKYIPFYRNQDRRVMISQIVTDYMFLCPTRCSARSGVRDGGAIWLYVFDHAPSDHNIWAGLPFCYNRTCHGAELPFLFDSAPSTNFTLTPQETLLANRMACYWGTFAHTGDPNSRSEQTHFCTQQRLPVWPRYTALEGWPILNLTLPSHPQHGDRDHFCDFWDRLDIY is encoded by the exons ATGGTGTTGTTTGGCACTACATTGATTGTGGTCACTCTACATTCAATCATGCCAATTGTGAGTGGAAGACTGAAAAGTGAAACTCAAACTGAGACTCAGGTTATGATTTTTCACATCCCAAACACTGAACATAAAGAAGAGAGCTTGGATGATGTTTTTCTAGATGGACCCGCTTTAAACCCATTCAGGAGTCTAGACTTTTATGCTGGTGTTGATGAATTTTCAAGAAAAACTGTGGCTGAATCGACTGATATGCATTCAGTAGCTGATTCCATATCAACCAGAACTGAACGTGACAGTAAAAATATTGTACACAAGGAGCCTGAGATTGATGAGAAGTTGAATAAGGTGGGATGTGATGGTAAATGCATAATTAATTCACTGGATAACACCTCCTCTGATGGCTTGAAAGATACCTCTAGTGGAGATCCAGTGGTCATTACGCATCTCGGGCAAGTTCGTGGCCGTACTTTGGATAAAGCTCATGTGTTTTATGGGATTCCTTATGCAGACCCTCCTGTGGGGGACAAACGCTGGGCTCCTCCTTCATACGTGTCACCTTGGACGTACACATATGATGCTACATTTCCCCGTCCTGCTTGCATGCAGGTGTGTGCTGGTGAGTTCTCACGGATGTGTCCTCCTAAG GTTAGCGAGGACTGCCTGTATCTAAACGTCTTTGTTCCTGTGAGCGTCAACCTGTCGTTGCCGATGGTAAAAGCCCTGCCAGTGATGGTGTGGATTCACGGCGGTGACTTCATCGCTGGCTCCGCCTCCAAACCGCTATATGACGGCCGCTTCATCAGTAACTATAGCAACACAGTAGTTGTAAACATGGAGTATCGTCTTG GTGCGTTTGGCTTCTTAGTCACAGGCAGAGATCCCGAGAGCTCTGCAGTGGGGAATTATGGGATTCTAGACCAGCAGGCAGCACTGCGCTGGGTCCAAGAAAACATTGCAGCTTTTGGAGGCGACCCAAATAAG GTTACTCTGTTTAGCGAGAGCGCTGGAGCCCAATCAGTGTGTCTTCATCTGATGATGCAGAGCAGCGAGTATTTGTTTAGACATGCAGCCATACAGAGTTTACCATTCTCTTTGCCACTGAAAACCAG ATGGGATGCGATGAAACTGGGCTGGGATTTTGCTAAACTGACTAATTGCTCAGCATTTGATCTGCCCTGTCTGCGCTCTCTCAGCTCACACGACGTGCTCAATGCCCAGGTTAAATCAG GTTCTAAGATCATCAACCCCTTCCGTTTCCTGGAGGTTTTTGAGACATGGGGACCATTCGTTGATGGAGAGCTGATCCAGGAACAGCCAATCACAGCCTTCCAAACAGGCCACTGGCAGAGTTACAAGCCTGTTATACTTG GTACAACCTCTGAGGAAGGCGTGACCTTTGTGTACAGCGTTTTCAACCGCTCCGTATCAACGCTAGAATGTGTGCTCTACACTGTCGCCATTTTTAAGCAACATGCGCTTAAAATTCTGCACAAATATATTCCTTTCTACCGAAACCAGGACAGAAGAGTGATGATTTCACAA ATTGTCACGGATTACATGTTTCTGTGTCCTACTCGATGTTCTGCTCGTTCTGGAGTGAGAGACGGTGGAGCCATTTGGTTGTATGTATTTGACCATGCTCCATCTGATCACAACATATGGGCGGGGCTTCCGTTCTGCTACAATCGTACCTGCCATGGGGCGGAGCTTCCCTTTCTCTTTGACTCCGCCCCCAGTACTAACTTCACACTTACTCCTCAAGAGACCCTTCTGGCCAATCGGATGGCGTGTTACTGGGGAACGTTTGCCCACACGGGGGACCCAAACTCTCGAAGTGAACAGACGCACTTCTGCACACAGCAGAGGCTGCCGGTTTGGCCTCGGTACACGGCTTTAGAGGGCTGGCCCATCCTGAACCTGACTCTGCCCTCACACCCACAGCATGGGGACAGGGACCATTTCTGTGACTTCTGGGATCGGCTGGACATCTATTGA
- the glipr1b gene encoding glioma pathogenesis-related protein 1b isoform X2, whose protein sequence is MDSLGGLLLRVSVLLCGSCCVQALLPGITEPEFIRRCVQAHNTQRSRTGPPAASARSMSWDNELAKGARDRARHCKASHQPGLAHFGHPLFGWMGENIWLGAPFSAFSVENAIHRWSKGGAYSLKNNNCSHLCGHYAQLMWSTSFKMGCAVNVCSKGIENFSSHPESTIFVCNYGDTGHVHGITPYVAGVDCSGCGSVICRDNVCRYDWFPGWDYGPPSSAYSVSYWLSNLGTCLLGVCWLLHFYATH, encoded by the exons ATGGACTCTCTCGGCGGTCTCCTCTTGCGGGTATCGGTGCTTCTGTGCGGCTCCTGTTGCGTTCAGGCGCTCTTACCGGGAATAACGGAGCCTGAGTTCATCCGCAGGTGTGTGCAGGCGCATAACACGCAGCGCTCGCGCACCGGTCCACCTGCGGCCAGCGCGCGCTCAATG TCCTGGGACAATGAATTGGCCAAAGGTGCCAGAGACCGAGCGAGACACTGCAAGGCCTCTCATCAGCCTGGGCTGGCACATTTTGGGCACCCGCTGTTTGGGTGGATGGGTGAGAACATCTGGCTGGGGGCTCCGTTTTCTGCCTTCTCAGTGGAGAACGCCATACACAGATGGAGCAAAGGCGGTGCTTACTCACTCAAAAATAACAACTGCTCACACTTGTGTGGCCATTATGCACAG TTAATGTGGTCTACAAGCTTCAAGATGGGCTGTGCTGTAAATGTGTGCTCTAAAGGAATCGAAAACTTCTCCTCTCACCCGGAATCCACTATTTTCGTGTGCAACTATGGCGATAC GGGACACGTTCATGGTATTACTCCATATGTAGCAGGTGTGGACTGCAGCGGTTGTGGGTCAGTGATCTGCAGAGACAACGTCTGTA GATATGATTGGTTCCCTGGGTGGGACTATGGCCCGCCCTCTTCAGCCTACAGTGTATCCTATTGGCTGTCTAATCTTGGAACGTGTCTACTAGGAGTTTGCTGGCTACTCCACTTTTATGCAACACATTAA
- the cers3b gene encoding ceramide synthase 2 isoform X1 produces the protein MLSEWFWWDRLWLPRTVTWADLQDSEGRVYAHVSHLYITLPVAVLLLGLRAFYERLIAVPLAKALGVKDKIRKRASHNPVLEKYYKTHSKHPTQANIKGVCKKLGWSERQVEHWFRRRRNQDRPGLLKKFKEASWRFVFYLCSSFGGVLALHDKPWFYDLREVWAGFPKQSLLDSQYWYYIIEMSFYGSLLFSVAADVKRKDFREQLVHHWATLTLLSFSWCANYIRIGTLVMLVHDTSDVLLESAKMFNYAGWETTCNSIFVVFALVFMVTRLIIFPFWLIHCTWVYPLDQFKPFFGYYFFNVMLVVLLLLHVFWASLILHMVKKFIFGKLKGDERSDEEEDEEGSEEDYTHTYSNGSGNGLSNGH, from the exons ATGCTTAGTGAGTGGTTTTGGTGGGATCGGCTGTGGTTGCCGAGGACGGTGACATGGGCGGACCTACAGGACAGTGAGGGGCGTGTCTATGCCCATGTGTCCCATTTGTACATCACTCTACCTGTAGCAGTTTTGCTGCTAGGCTTAAGAGCTTTCTATGAAAG GCTGATCGCGGTGCCACTCGCTAAGGCTCTTGGGGTTAAAGACAAAATTCGCAAGAGAGCGTCACACAACCCTGTACTGGAAAAATACTACAAAACACACTCTAAACATCCAACACAG GCAAATATAAAAGGTGTGTGTAAAAAGTTGGGCTGGTCGGAAAGGCAGGTGGAGCACTGGTTCCGCAGACGGAGGAACCAAGACAGACCAGGACTACTGAAGAAATTCAAAGAAGCCAG TTGGCGGTTTGTCTTTTATCTGTGTTCGTCTTTCGGAGGAGTGCTGGCTTTACATGAT AAACCATGGTTTTATGATCTACGGGAAGTGTGGGCAGGATTTCCCAAACAA tcacTGCTGGACTCTCAGTACTGGTATTACATCATTGAGATGAGTTTTTATGGTTCTTTACTGTTCAGTGTGGCTGCAGATGTAAAACGTAAG GACTTTAGAGAGCAGTTGGTCCATCACTGGGCCACACTAACACTACTGTCCTTCTCCTGGTGTGCCAACTACATCCGCATTGGCACACTGGTCATGCTGGTGCACGACACATCCGATGTCCTGCTCGAg TCTGCTAAGATGTTTAACTATGCTGGATGGGAGACAACCTGCAACAGTATCTTTGTGGTGTTTGCTCTGGTCTTCATGGTAACCAGACTTATCATTTTTCCTTTCTG GCTGATCCACTGTACATGGGTGTATCCTCTGGACCAGTTCAAACCCTTTTTCGGCTATTATTTCTTTAACGTCATGCTTGTGGTGCTGCTGTTATTGCATGTGTTCTGGGCTTCTTTGATTCTCCACATGGTCAAGAAGTTTATTTTCGGCAAA CTGAAGGGCGATGAGCGCAgtgatgaagaggaggatgaggagggttCTGAGGAAGACTACACACACACCTACTCTAATGGATCTGGGAACGGACTGTCTAATGGCCATTGA
- the cers3b gene encoding ceramide synthase 2 isoform X2 gives MLSEWFWWDRLWLPRTVTWADLQDSEGRVYAHVSHLYITLPVAVLLLGLRAFYERLIAVPLAKALGVKDKIRKRASHNPVLEKYYKTHSKHPTQANIKGVCKKLGWSERQVEHWFRRRRNQDRPGLLKKFKEASWRFVFYLCSSFGGVLALHDKPWFYDLREVWAGFPKQDFREQLVHHWATLTLLSFSWCANYIRIGTLVMLVHDTSDVLLESAKMFNYAGWETTCNSIFVVFALVFMVTRLIIFPFWLIHCTWVYPLDQFKPFFGYYFFNVMLVVLLLLHVFWASLILHMVKKFIFGKLKGDERSDEEEDEEGSEEDYTHTYSNGSGNGLSNGH, from the exons ATGCTTAGTGAGTGGTTTTGGTGGGATCGGCTGTGGTTGCCGAGGACGGTGACATGGGCGGACCTACAGGACAGTGAGGGGCGTGTCTATGCCCATGTGTCCCATTTGTACATCACTCTACCTGTAGCAGTTTTGCTGCTAGGCTTAAGAGCTTTCTATGAAAG GCTGATCGCGGTGCCACTCGCTAAGGCTCTTGGGGTTAAAGACAAAATTCGCAAGAGAGCGTCACACAACCCTGTACTGGAAAAATACTACAAAACACACTCTAAACATCCAACACAG GCAAATATAAAAGGTGTGTGTAAAAAGTTGGGCTGGTCGGAAAGGCAGGTGGAGCACTGGTTCCGCAGACGGAGGAACCAAGACAGACCAGGACTACTGAAGAAATTCAAAGAAGCCAG TTGGCGGTTTGTCTTTTATCTGTGTTCGTCTTTCGGAGGAGTGCTGGCTTTACATGAT AAACCATGGTTTTATGATCTACGGGAAGTGTGGGCAGGATTTCCCAAACAA GACTTTAGAGAGCAGTTGGTCCATCACTGGGCCACACTAACACTACTGTCCTTCTCCTGGTGTGCCAACTACATCCGCATTGGCACACTGGTCATGCTGGTGCACGACACATCCGATGTCCTGCTCGAg TCTGCTAAGATGTTTAACTATGCTGGATGGGAGACAACCTGCAACAGTATCTTTGTGGTGTTTGCTCTGGTCTTCATGGTAACCAGACTTATCATTTTTCCTTTCTG GCTGATCCACTGTACATGGGTGTATCCTCTGGACCAGTTCAAACCCTTTTTCGGCTATTATTTCTTTAACGTCATGCTTGTGGTGCTGCTGTTATTGCATGTGTTCTGGGCTTCTTTGATTCTCCACATGGTCAAGAAGTTTATTTTCGGCAAA CTGAAGGGCGATGAGCGCAgtgatgaagaggaggatgaggagggttCTGAGGAAGACTACACACACACCTACTCTAATGGATCTGGGAACGGACTGTCTAATGGCCATTGA
- the glipr1b gene encoding glioma pathogenesis-related protein 1b isoform X1: protein MDSLGGLLLRVSVLLCGSCCVQALLPGITEPEFIRRCVQAHNTQRSRTGPPAASARSMVRQVFRTQSWDNELAKGARDRARHCKASHQPGLAHFGHPLFGWMGENIWLGAPFSAFSVENAIHRWSKGGAYSLKNNNCSHLCGHYAQLMWSTSFKMGCAVNVCSKGIENFSSHPESTIFVCNYGDTGHVHGITPYVAGVDCSGCGSVICRDNVCRYDWFPGWDYGPPSSAYSVSYWLSNLGTCLLGVCWLLHFYATH from the exons ATGGACTCTCTCGGCGGTCTCCTCTTGCGGGTATCGGTGCTTCTGTGCGGCTCCTGTTGCGTTCAGGCGCTCTTACCGGGAATAACGGAGCCTGAGTTCATCCGCAGGTGTGTGCAGGCGCATAACACGCAGCGCTCGCGCACCGGTCCACCTGCGGCCAGCGCGCGCTCAATGGTAAGACAGGTGTTCAGGACGCAG TCCTGGGACAATGAATTGGCCAAAGGTGCCAGAGACCGAGCGAGACACTGCAAGGCCTCTCATCAGCCTGGGCTGGCACATTTTGGGCACCCGCTGTTTGGGTGGATGGGTGAGAACATCTGGCTGGGGGCTCCGTTTTCTGCCTTCTCAGTGGAGAACGCCATACACAGATGGAGCAAAGGCGGTGCTTACTCACTCAAAAATAACAACTGCTCACACTTGTGTGGCCATTATGCACAG TTAATGTGGTCTACAAGCTTCAAGATGGGCTGTGCTGTAAATGTGTGCTCTAAAGGAATCGAAAACTTCTCCTCTCACCCGGAATCCACTATTTTCGTGTGCAACTATGGCGATAC GGGACACGTTCATGGTATTACTCCATATGTAGCAGGTGTGGACTGCAGCGGTTGTGGGTCAGTGATCTGCAGAGACAACGTCTGTA GATATGATTGGTTCCCTGGGTGGGACTATGGCCCGCCCTCTTCAGCCTACAGTGTATCCTATTGGCTGTCTAATCTTGGAACGTGTCTACTAGGAGTTTGCTGGCTACTCCACTTTTATGCAACACATTAA
- the caps2 gene encoding calcyphosin-2 isoform X1: MKANVKSSPLEKSVQQTTITGADRGPRPEGVPALKLETLQDTEEEHFPKIPKDAAGKNVSGDLTGLSMSWGSPASTQSKQCFVTEMKDSAVDNGESLQLSYRVQTQRSPLSSHKPNLDSSHFTCKITAQHNYSQTNTVRPNNKMRDAEELTEDRKLQAVIEQVMVDQLSRAVISDPEQNAVSVSPTSVPLRYRRTLHHTKVKTRMSLTENILSNKLCFQARILSRCGREASRKLIGFFFTCDQTLTVYEYRNFGKNRWNALPFITRGVYLNRGRPYCLQDISQGAELRFCTDGPHLPQSLRQQPCLTLRVTDLDDTAKRALLTQSGETLHHLSEEEISDRNTLKEIQGAVRDRLKGHAVRTQINLGRELQTLHLKSDSIQQKELLRRSLMEQLCLTQQDFEAVWRIVSRRAEGRVHPDDVMRAVTGEMSENRKAIFLKVYVKLDPNKTGSIFLSDAEKFYRGKQESDAALEASLNPDFLAFVREAGKVTKTVSYAEFEDYYEGLSIEIPDDEEYINNLRATWSI, from the exons ATGAAAGCAAACGTCAAATCTTCACCTTTAGAAAAAAGTGTGCAGCAG ACAACGATAACTGGAGCAGACCGCGGGCCGAGGCCAGAAGG AGTTCCAGCGTTAAAGTTAGAGACCCTGCAAGACACGGAGGAGGAG CATTTCCCCAAAATTCCGAAGGATGCTGCTGGAAAGAATGTCTCAGGAGATCTGACAGGGCTCTCCATGAGCTGGGGCTCTCCAGCCTCCACACAATCAAAGCAG TGTTTTGTGACCGAGATGAAGGACTCTGCTGTGGATAATGGAGAATCACTACAGCTGAGCTACAGAGTCCAGACACAGAGAAGTCCTCTGTCTAGTCACAAACCTAACCTAGATTCATCCCACTTCACCTGTAAAATAACAGCACAACACAACTACAGCCAGACCAACACTGTACGACCAAACAACAAGATGAGGGATGCG GAGGAGCTTACGGAAGACAGGAAACTGCAAGCAGTTATTGAGCAGGTTATGGTGGATCAGCTGTCGAG GGCTGTCATTAGCGATCCGGAACAGAATGCTGTGTCTGTCAGTCCCACGAGTGTCCCACTACGCTACAGGAGAACTCTTCACCACACTAA AGTAAAAACTCGGATGTCTTTAACAGAGAACATCTTATCCAACAAGCTATGCTTTCAAGCCAGGATTTTATCAAG GTGTGGACGTGAAGCAAGTCGAAAACTGATTGGCTTCTTTTTCACATGTGACCAAACACTGACTGTGTACGAGTACCGAAATTTTGGTAAAAACAG ATGGAACGCACTGCCCTTTATCACGCGTGGTGTGTATTTGAACAGAGGGAGGCCTTACTGCCTGCAGGACATCTCACAG GGTGCCGAGCTTCGTTTCTGTACAGACGGCCCACACCTCCCCCAAAGTCTGAGACAGCAGCCGTGCCTGACTCTCAGAGTTACTGATTTGGATGACACAGCCAAGAGAGCCTTGCT AACTCAGTCTGGGGAAACTCTACATCATCTGTCTGAAGAGGAAATCAGCGATCGAAATACTCTTAAGGAAATTCAAG GTGCAGTGCGTGATAGGCTGAAGGGTCATGCGGTCCGAACCCAGATCAATCTAGGAAGAGAGCTGCAGACCTTACATCTAAAGTCTGATAGTATTCAGCAAAAAGAGCTGCTCAGACGATCTCTGATGGAGCAGCTATGCCTCACTCAGCAG GACTTCGAGGCGGTGTGGAGGATTGTGAGTCGGCGTGCGGAGGGGCGGGTACACCCCGATGATGTGATGCGTGCCGTTACCGGGGAGATGAGTGAGAACAGAAAAGCCATCTTCCTGAAG gtTTATGTAAAACTTGACCCAAATAAAACCGGTTCCATCTTCCTCAGCGATGCTGAAAAATTCTATAGAGGCAAACAAGAGTCTGACGCAGCACTCG AAGCCAGTCTGAACCCTGACTTCCTGGCCTTCGTACGTGAAGCAGGAAAGGTCACCAAGACCGTGTCCTACGCTGAGTTTGAGGACTATTATGAGGGTCTGAGTATTGAAATCCCTGATGATGAAGAATACATCAACAATCTGAGAGCTACGTGGAGTATCTGA